In Juglans microcarpa x Juglans regia isolate MS1-56 chromosome 7D, Jm3101_v1.0, whole genome shotgun sequence, the following are encoded in one genomic region:
- the LOC121239093 gene encoding LOW QUALITY PROTEIN: phosphatidylinositol:ceramide inositolphosphotransferase 3 (The sequence of the model RefSeq protein was modified relative to this genomic sequence to represent the inferred CDS: inserted 1 base in 1 codon): protein MPVYFAREAPKLWRKICIEASIEVSLLAENWKFVFAGLVFQYIHGLAAHGVHYLHRPGPTLQDVGFLLIPELGEDKAYMSETIFVFIFCSFVLWTFHPFFFQSKRIYTVLLWCRILAYLGACQILRIMTFYATQLPGPNYHCREGSKLARLPPPDSALEVIFINFPXGVIYGCGDLIFSSHVIFMLVFVLTYKKYGTIRYLKQFAWLLALIQSLLIIASRKHYTVDVVVAWYTVNLTVFFLDKKLPELPDRSSSSASPRLLP, encoded by the exons ATGCCAGTTTACTTTGCTCGTGAGGCTCctaag CTATGGAGGAAAATATGCATCGAGGCGTCAATAGAGGTTTCTCTCCTTGCAGAAAATTGGAAGTTTGTTTTTGCTGGACTCGTTTTTCAG TATATTCATGGATTGGCTGCTCATGGAGTTCATTACCTTCATCGGCCAGGACCAACACTTCAGGATGTTGGATTCCTTCTTATTCCA GAACTTGGTGAGGACAAAGCATATATGAGTGAGACTATATTTGTCTTCATCTTTTGTTCCTTTGTCTTG TGGACTTTCCatcctttcttttttcagaGCAAAAGAATCTATACCGTTCTGTTATGGTGCAGGATTCTTGCTTATTTAGGA GCTTGTCAAATTCTCCGGATCATGACATTCTATGCAACTCAGCTTCCTGGTCCAAACTATCATTGCCGTGAG GGCTCAAAACTTGCCAGGCTGCCCCCTCCAGACAGTGCACTTGAAGTGATTTTTATCAACT TTC TGGGGGTGATATATGGCTGTGGTGATTTGATTTTTTCGTCACACGTGATTTTTATGTTAGTATTTGTACTGACATATAAAAAATACGGCACAATAAG GTACCTTAAGCAGTTTGCTTGGCTACTTGCCCTTATTCAAAGCCTCCTGATTATAGCCTCTCGCAAGCATTATACGGTTGACGTTGTTGTTGCTTG GTATACTGTAAATTTGACAGTGTTCTTTCTTGACAAGAAATTGCCAG AATTGCCAGACCGTTCAAGTAGCTCTGCATCTCCACGTCTACTACCTTGA
- the LOC121239090 gene encoding serine/threonine-protein kinase BSK5-like yields the protein MGARCSKLSLCFWPSTTNLNDSSDIENGSRNEDSLPGFSEFSLDQLRVATGAFSSENIVSEHGEKAPNVVYRGKLADDRLIAVKRFNKSAWPDTRQFLEEARAVGQLRNERLANLIGCCCEAEERLLVAEFMPNETLSRHLFHWETQPMKWAMRLRVALYLAQALDYCSSKGRALYHDLNAYRVLFDKDGNPRLSCFGLMKNSRDGKSYSTNLAFTPPEYLRTGRVTAESVVYSFGTLLLDLLSGKHIPPSHALDLIRGKNFLMLMDSCLEGHFSNVDGTELVRLASRCLQYEPRERPNAKSLVIALAPLQKETEAPSYVLMGIQHGMSSPKETVPLTPLGEACSRRDLTAIHEILEKVGYKDDEGVANELSFQMWTNQIQETLNSKKRGDISFRSKDLATAIDCYTQFIEGGTMISPTVLARRSLCYLMSDMPQEALGDAMQAQVIHPDWPTALYLQAAALFSLGMDNDAHESLKDGSSLEAKKHTN from the exons ATGGGAGCTCGTTGCTCCAAGTTGTCGCTCTGCTTTTGGCCGTCGACTACCAATCTCAACGACTCCTCCGATATCG AGAATGGGAGCAGGAACGAGGACTCGTTGCCTGGGTTCAGCGAGTTTAGCTTGGATCAACTCAGGGTTGCTACTGGGGCATTCTCTTCGGAGAACATTGTCTCGGAGCACGGAGAGAAAGCTCCCAATGTTGTGTATAGAGGAAAGCTCGCAGACGATCGCTTGATCGCTGTTAAGAGGTTCAACAAGTCGGCCTGGCCCGATACTCGCCAATTCCTA GAGGAAGCAAGGGCGGTGGGTCAGCTGAGGAACGAGCGGCTGGCGAATTTAATAGGATGTTGCTGTGAAGCGGAGGAGAGGTTGCTGGTTGCCGAGTTCATGCCTAACGAGACTCTTTCTAGACATCTTTTTCATT GGGAGACCCAACCCATGAAATGGGCAATGAGGCTGAGAGTGGCTCTGTATTTGGCACAAGCTTTGGATTATTGCAGCAGTAAAGGCAGGGCATTGTACCATGACCTTAATGCTTACAGAGTTTTGTTTGATAAG GATGGTAATCCCAGGCTCTCCTGCTTTGGCCTTATGAAGAATAGTCGAGATGGCAAGAGCTATAGTACAAACTTGGCCTTCACCCCTCCAGAATACTTGAGAACAG GAAGGGTGACAGCTGAAAGTGTAGTTTACAGTTTTGGCACCCTATTGCTTGATCTCCTCAGTGGCAAACACATCCCCCCAAGTCAT GCGCTTGACCTGATACGTGGGAAAAATTTTCTGATGCTGATGGACTCATGTTTGGAGGGTCATTTCTCGAACGTTGATGGAACTGAATTAGTTCGATTAGCTTCACGTTGTTTACAGTATGAGCCTCGTGAGAGGCCAAATGCTAAGTCTCTTGTGATTGCTCTTGCTCCTCTTCAGAAAGAAACAGAG GCCCCTTCCTATGTTTTGATGGGCATACAACATGGAATGTCATCCCCAAAAGAAACAGTGCCATTAACACCTCTGGGTGAAGCTTGCTCAAGAAGGGATCTTACTGCAATACACGAAATACTGGAAAAGGTTGGATATAAGGATGATGAGGGAGTTGCAAACGAG CTTTCCTTCCAGATGTGGACAAATCAAATCCAGGAAACACTGAATTCTAAGAAGCGTGGTGATATCTCTTTTCGATCTAAGGACCTTGCAACCGCCATTGATTGTTATACACAA TTCATCGAAGGTGGGACCATGATATCGCCGACTGTGCTTGCCAGACGCAGCTTGTGTTACTTGATGAGTGACATGCCACAAGAAGCTCTTGGAGACGCAATGCAAGCTCAGGTAATACATCCTGATTGGCCTACTGCCCTCTATCTTCAAGCAGCTGCCCTCTTCAGTCTTGGGATGGACAATGATGCACATGAAAGTCTCAAAGATGGCTCATCCTTGGaagctaaaaaacatacaaactgA
- the LOC121239091 gene encoding DNA-directed RNA polymerases I and III subunit RPAC2, translating to MEHGSFSDNTKSTFSLADEDHTLANAIRFTLNQDPRVSFSGYSIPHPSENRVNIRVQTTGAPAGEVMKDACQDLMMMCQHVRSTFDKAVSDYKMRNPEDMNTNGTENV from the exons ATGGAGCATGGGTCTTTCTCGGACAACACCAAATCAACGTTTTCTTTGGCTGATGAGGATCACACGCTCGCGAATGCCATCAGATTCACCTTGAACCAAGA TCCAAGGGTTTCATTCAGCGGGTATAGCATTCCTCATCCTTCAGAAAATCGAGTTAATATCAGAGTCCAGACAACCG GTGCTCCAGCGGGTGAGGTAATGAAAGATGCATGCCAAGATTTGATGATGATGTGCCAGCATGTGAGAAGCACTTTTGACAAGGCTGTTTCTGATTACAAAATGAGAAACCCCGAGGATATGAATACCAATGGTACAGAGAATGTTTGA
- the LOC121239092 gene encoding mitochondrial import inner membrane translocase subunit TIM10: protein MAANNNPPSSLEREQIFGMAEKEMEYRVELFNKLTHTCFNKCVEKRYKESELNMGENSCIDRCVSKYWHVTNLIGQLLGSGRPPM, encoded by the exons ATGGCCGCCAACAATAATCCGCCGTCATCTTTGGAGAGAGAACAG ATCTTTGGAATGGCCGAAAAGGAGATGGAGTATAGGGTCGAGTTGTTCAACAA GCTTACACATACATGTTTTAATAAGTGCGTCGAGAAAAG gTACAAGGAGTCTGAACTAAATATGGGCGAAAATAGTTGCATTGATCGCTGTGTTTCAAAATATTGGCAT GTGACTAATCTAATTGGCCAACTGCTCGGTTCCGGTCGTCCTCCTATGTGA
- the LOC121239089 gene encoding uncharacterized protein LOC121239089 isoform X2: MATLEGHHVDAGSESRCHYRHSATGSSGMSLSGDSDDQSWHSPLEIEGVSESQRDSSESDCLCEKDLESGVLEVKVHLGKVERDCRICHLGLEDDIEPGVPIELGCACKGDLGAAHKQCAETWFKIKGNATCEICGATALNVAGEQRNEANNAATAAAASAAFAAPVILVETRTIWHGRRIMNFLLACMVLGFVISWLFHFKILT; the protein is encoded by the exons ATGGCAACTTTAGAGGGGCACCATGTCGACGCAGGCAGTGAAAGTCGCTGCCATTATCGCCATTCTGCTACAGGGAGCAGTGGCATGTCACTCTCCGGCGACTCCGATGATCAGTCGTGGCACTCGCCGTTAGAGATTGAAGGGGTGTCGGAATCTCAGAGGGATtcttctgaatctgattgtttGTGTGAGAAGGACTTGGAGAGTGGGGTTCTGGAGGTGAAGGTGCATTTGGGTAAAGTGGAGAGAGATTGTAGGATTTGCCATTTGGGTTTGGAGGATGATATAGAGCCTGGGGTGCCAATTGAGTTGGGGTGTGCTTGTAAAGGTGATTTGGGTGCTGCCCACAAGCAATGTGCTGAGACGTGGTTCAAGATCAAGGGAAATGC aACCTGCGAGATTTGTGGTGCCACTGCACTCAACGTTGCTGGTGAGCAGAGAAACGAGGCAAACAATGCTGCTACTGCTGCAGCCGCCTCCGCAGCATTTGCAGCACCCGTGATACTAGTCGAGACTCGGACCATCTGGCATGGCCGCCGCATAATGAATTTCCTATTGGCCTGCATGGTCCTTGGCTTTGTCATTTCTTGGCTTTTTCACTTTAAAATACTAACATGA
- the LOC121239089 gene encoding uncharacterized protein LOC121239089 isoform X1 — translation MATLEGHHVDAGSESRCHYRHSATGSSGMSLSGDSDDQSWHSPLEIEGVSESQRDSSESDCLCEKDLESGVLEVKVHLGKVERDCRICHLGLEDDIEPGVPIELGCACKGDLGAAHKQCAETWFKIKGNACRQLPIVIMVTCNGSKRGCRHNKKHPIESLLHFSSEGGVCCRKVKRPRLVWKLLEPARFVVPLHSTLLVSRETRQTMLLLLQPPPQHLQHP, via the exons ATGGCAACTTTAGAGGGGCACCATGTCGACGCAGGCAGTGAAAGTCGCTGCCATTATCGCCATTCTGCTACAGGGAGCAGTGGCATGTCACTCTCCGGCGACTCCGATGATCAGTCGTGGCACTCGCCGTTAGAGATTGAAGGGGTGTCGGAATCTCAGAGGGATtcttctgaatctgattgtttGTGTGAGAAGGACTTGGAGAGTGGGGTTCTGGAGGTGAAGGTGCATTTGGGTAAAGTGGAGAGAGATTGTAGGATTTGCCATTTGGGTTTGGAGGATGATATAGAGCCTGGGGTGCCAATTGAGTTGGGGTGTGCTTGTAAAGGTGATTTGGGTGCTGCCCACAAGCAATGTGCTGAGACGTGGTTCAAGATCAAGGGAAATGC ATGCCGACAGTTGCCAATAGTAATCATGGTAACCTGTAATGGAAGCAAACGTGGTTGTCGACATAACAAGAAACATCCCATTGAATCCCTCTTACACTTTTCTTCTGAAGGGGGAGTTTGTTGTAGGAAAGTAAAACGCCCTAGACTCGTGTGGAAACTACTTG aACCTGCGAGATTTGTGGTGCCACTGCACTCAACGTTGCTGGTGAGCAGAGAAACGAGGCAAACAATGCTGCTACTGCTGCAGCCGCCTCCGCAGCATTTGCAGCACCCGTGA